A genomic stretch from Mus pahari chromosome 6, PAHARI_EIJ_v1.1, whole genome shotgun sequence includes:
- the Id3 gene encoding DNA-binding protein inhibitor ID-3 codes for MKALSPVRGCYEAVCCLSERSLAIARGRGKSPSAEEPLSLLDDMNHCYSRLRELVPGVPRGTQLSQVEILQRVIDYILDLQVVLAEPAPGPPDGPHLPIQTAELTPELVISKDKRSFCH; via the exons ATGAAGGCGCTGAGCCCGGTGCGCGGCTGCTACGAGGCGGTGTGCTGTCTGTCGGAACGTAGCCTGGCCATTGCGCGAGGCCGCGGTAAGAGCCCGTCGGCCGAGGAGCCTCTTAGCCTCTTGGACGACATGAACCACTGCTACTCGCGCCTGCGGGAACTGGTGCCGGGAGTCCCGCGAGGCACTCAGCTTAGCCAGGTGGAAATCCTGCAGCGTGTCATAGACTACATCCTCGACCTTCAAGTGGTCCTGGCAGAGCCGGCGCCTGGACCCCCGGACGGTCCGCATCTCCCGATCCAG ACAGCTGAGCTCACTCCAGAACTTGTGATCTCCAAGGACAAGAGGAGCTTTTGCCACTGA